The genomic segment ctaagatactactaaatagtaggcctactcgctaaataccttttttattcttttaaatagtagtcgttaagtattatagtttagactaagctctataaataactttaactaatcgtaaagctcgctagcttttttaaatattaactagttaataataaacgccgctaatatctaattaatagcttttttagtattactagttacttacttagtatttacggtctttttagttagtataactaggttaaataggactattagattagtaaatagtctagctatattagggggatatagtctagttactttctacttacttcgtatatttaataacgttaaactagctaaacgagctttttaataatagcttaagaagtaccgctttctAACGATAGTAAAATTGTttactatatccccctactaagctccttcttatacttagacttaataggtctaaaaatagctatatttaatagctagaggatataggaagtatatagtaataagaatagtaagtagacgttatttctatagtattcctatataaattctatcgtcgtataactcctatagctatttaaaactaataattaaggcttattaagtatactaagccccctaaaggggggggtcttagtttataataagaacactatttttaactatttaagggtagtcttattagtcgtttagctattatttattattataaactcttaactagtataagggttaagtttaaataaaaactactattattataccgactttcccttatatataactagtagtttaatagcttaactattaatagagatatactcgattataaatacctaagtacgcgaactaagctttttttttcgtattactatagtctctactttgcctaaaactaggctattaaatcccttaccctctaggatattaatcttatttatattatacttattagcttatttaatattactaatctttagtatattaagtaatctaaactataacttaattatattagtaatagccctatttaaatattttaaatcgatagtacgacttctttagactttaattaataagttcctccttaagaaagcgtttatttatctttttttaagaggatttatatccccctaggatcttagaactcgtttagcgaattttataagctatttataaattagtataacgcctagattatactaaatacgaacttactaagctagctagtctttttattataaaaaaagcctttaGAAGTCTGcgaatactattacccttatttaaaagcctctcttacggttataaagagttaaccttagaactccgaacttaattaaggcccgattaactaagagacctcttttaatagccttaagagcctaaataactttattttcggtatataagactattatatattaataaataagtatataaaaaagaattatatttagacgatttttataattattatagtagtttgaaaatcgtgggtagggttttaatgcggtggctgggatggagaaatggggtggccaaaagggggggtggccaaaaggggttGGGTCGACTTACCTACCATCGCTATTCGGCTGTGTGTTCTAGTGGATTATGATTTCTCGTTCACAAGTATGTGCACTTGATCCCGAGAAGGTCGCAGGTTCGAGCCCTGCCACGGTCATAGCATTATTTTTGGAAATGCGCTTTAACGTCTCCTGTCTTGTCCGTGACCTGTAGCTTATAGGTTGCTACGTCGTATAATTTCCCAAAGAATTTGCTCAAAACTATGTCTTGTTAACAGAAATCAATAATCCGGCTTTTCTGTCAGGCTGTCGGTCTATGTTTTGGTTGACTGGACTCATCTTAAGCCCCTATATCAAAGCTGCAAGGCAGAGTGCTGATTGGCAGTTTAGCTGCTCATTGAATATTATTTGATTATCTGCTTTGTCCTCAGGTCTGTTTTAAGATTCCAGGACCGATTACGCCCTCATTCTTTTGCTAGTCGCCCATATCAACATTGACATAAGTGGAGGAACCGGCACATCAATATACTAAGACGCCCTTCAGTCCTGGAAGTCCCTTTGAGCGACCCCATGACAAAATTTCTTGAACTAGTAAGCGGACGATGGTGCTTCTCGAGATATGGTCCTTTCTGTGCCTGTCCCATGCATAGGACTGCGTTTCCCGGTTAGCTCAGTTGCAGTCCCGCCGCCGTACCCAGCCTCTTCAAAAATGGTCCTCCTCTTTTTGCGTCCCAAGTATACCAAGGCAAGTACCAGGAGGACGGCCGCAACCACTGCGACGGCGATGCCTGTTATAGCTCCACTCGACATCCCGCTCTTCGTTGGTACTGTATCACCAAGTTGATCTTGCTGGCTCACAGAAGCGTTTCTTGCCGATACATGCTGCTCGACGGCAACTTCAACGGTTCTTGGTACGCTGAAGGTAGACAAGAGCCCAGTGGTTAGACCTTTCCTCTTAGCTGCATGTGCACAGGCTGACGATACAGCATCTCGAGCTCCTGTTGAGATTAAGTTGTCAGATGGTGTAGAAGAATGCCAATTGGTTGTCAGACTTACTCGGCATGTTTACTGGCGTGCGTCCAGCCAGACATGATATCAGGACCAATGTCATGGCCTCCTGTCCGTCTGTGTCACATGGACAGTGCAGATTGTCGAGTCCGCAGCCGATTCCTCGGATGCCGTCCCTGATACACGGAACATCATAGGTTGGCTGGTATCCAAAGTCCCCCGCATTTGTCGCGTGTAATGAGTAGATAAGGTCGTGAATAGGCAGTATCATGCTGGGACGAAATTTGATCTCATGTACGAGAGTGGCGAGCAGAAGAGAAGATGCATCACGGAAAAGGTGCATGCCCAAAGGATAATCAGAAGCATCCAGTAGCATCATATTATCATGGTTGCTGGCCTACCGTGCCTAAGGTACGAAGCCAAGCTGAGCCATCTGAGGGATTGGAGCGCCACGGTTATTGGAGACGGTGCGCGCCACGGTGACGATCTTCAAATCTAAACAAGCCACAGGTTTCCGGTTTCCCCTCCTTTGTCCACGTCGAGGACCAATCACTCCCCTTCTACTAGCATTGGAGAAGAAAGCATGTGCCGGCAATTGGAATCACGGGTATGCGGGTTCGACTAGTCTCTCTACCAGACTAAGCAAGCTTGGAGGTAgctccctctttttttagtAGACCGCCCTTCCTTGATGCACCATTGTCCCATGCAGCTCTAGAATACAGTGCCATCGCTCTTGATGAGAATTGGGCTTGACTTGGTCTGCGGCCGGAACTTTGCTGCCGTCTCCCGCCCAGATTTCCACGTCCCTGCCTCGAGCAGCTGTACCATGCTCAGCTCGACACCCTCTCCCATGCGAGATTGAATCTTGCCATAGAGGCTATCGATCAGGACCAACGTCATTGCCCTCCATTCCACGATGACATCGTCACCAGCCTCGAACATTGGCAGCTCGCTACCCGATGCTTTCAAGCCTCGGTCCAGTGTCTCCTTCTTCAGGGCCAAAACACCCATATCGACGAACAGGCCGCCGTTGCGGTACTCCGGCAAGGCCGTGAGAGAGCCAGCATTGACCCACTCCAGACCGAGTACCCGTTGGAATGGAACCATGAGGGAGTAGGTGAGCCACTGTGTCAGTTTGTGGAAAGGTTGAATGCCTGCCGCAGGGGAGTCGGAACTGCCGGCCTTTGCTCCCTTGCGTAAAGTACTCAACGGCCAGGCATCGCCGATGGGTGTTCCGCCAATAGTTGTGCGATCCTTGGGCCAAGCAGGAATCAAAAGAGTCTGGAGAATATCCCAGAGATAGAGCACATCAATCTTGGAGGACCCTTTGGCAGACTTCACCAGATAGTCTACTCGTCGTTAGCACGCAGAAAGTATTTCAGGGGCAGCAGCATCTAACGCACCGACAAGGTTGCCTGGGCGGCCTTCAGCTCCAAATACTTCGGGATGGGCCAAAAGTGACTCTCCCAGGCTGCGAAGGAGACCGGCGCGAGAGTCAACTCCCAGCATGGGGTTGCTGTCTGAAACCTGGAAACCCTCTGCTAGTGCACTTGTCTCCAAGCGCTCCAGGCCCTTTCCTGTGAGTAATAGTGGTTAGCACATGTCTTCAATATTGAAATAAGAGTTGCAAAGATTACCATCGACTATAGGGTTGGCCTTGTCTGTTGATGTTGTATAGGCCAAGGCGTTGAACATGTGGAGACTAGCCACGGCGATGCCCTCGCTGCGCTCATAAATCTGGTCGGTCTTGGGCTCCTTGTATCGCCAATGATCACCTGCCCCGGCATCCAAAAGCACAGACACAAAAAATAGGTCGATGAGACGACGGGTGACCTCGGTCTCGTCGCTTCCACTTGCTTTCCACTCTTCTATGATGTTGGTAACGCGGGGCACATTGCCGACTTCAAAGTGTTGCCAACGCCCATGAGGAGGGATTGTATGGAACTTGTCCGGGCCGTAGTCGCGCTAAAGAGCTCATGTTAGGCTTGCCGTACGAGGGTTTCGAAGTGAATGAAGAATTAGTCCCGACCTTGATAACTGAAGCCACGAAATCGACCACCTCATCCAGCTTGTCTTCATGAACTTCAAAGTGGCTCAAGTTCCCAGCTTTGGCAACATCCCCAACGATCTTCGCGCGCTCCCGGATGGCGCGCAGGGAGAGAAGGTACTTGACTTCGGAATCCATTGTGATCAATCTGAATAAGTTAAATGTGAGAATTAGTATGAAAGTGTTGAAACCCCCTCCGTGAGCGATGTATGCACGACGACAAAGGACAAGCAGGGCGACTCCGCACTTATCTAATAGGAGTCGCGGGGAGCTCCGACGATGTCACTGAGGAGGCGGTGGGCACCTGCGACGGCGCCCGGAGCGCCTTATCGGCCTGACAAACACTGAGACACTAACACCGCATCGGGCGCCGGCGGGTACTGGCGGCCCTCGCTTCGCATTCGGGCACTAATGCCTGTTGCTTGACTGTCAAGTGATGTCTGATGTTGTAAAGTAAGACATTCAAGTAATTCATTAAACCACAACATAGCCTCTATTCTAGCTCAATCGTTTACAACAGAATACCTTGAATCCCAGATCCCGATGTCTTGACGTTACCATCACTCATGACTTAGAGTAGAGTTTAGCCAACCCAAGTGGGTGCACAATGAAGTCATTCAGGGTCCAGGGACTATGGTGCTCATGGTCAAAGACTAACATATGGCATGATGTCTTCCGTTCTGCAAGTTCAATTGAATTCCTTGTCCTCGGTGAAGCTATCTATATCGCTTCTTTGTGGAGGGTTTGCGAACAGAGACACCGTTTTCTGAATGTCGTCCCAGGTGCCTGCTTGTAATGGACGAAGTAGGATATTGTGGCAACCCGCACTCTAAGGGAATCACAAGAAACACAATGAATGAATGAATTCATGGCATACCAATGTTATGGTACAACGGTGGCTTTTCATTGCTCACAATGCAAGCTCAGAAGCTCGCCCAACTTGCCAAAACCTGCGATAGACCGACATCCTCGCGGAATCACCAATTGTTATCGTCAGTGTAAGTCAATTACACCAGCAAATTAGGAGTGAGTTATTTTAGGCAAGCTGCAGCCTAAGTTTGTTTTAACCTAGAGAGACTAACGTATAATTCGTACGGTGACATTTTCATGCGTTTACTATCACTTCTGTAGTTACACAGCATTACATTGATCAAGGAGAAGGAAATATGATAACTGGTAACGGGGCCATCTTTACACAACTCCTCACAATGAAAGTCAGAACTTTCAGTCGATAGTATGTTACTCATGATGTTCGCGAACGCTTGAAGTAGAGGTCACATAAAGATCACGTGCTAGGCGGCCTCCGACTAAGGACATTCAGCCTCATTTCAATCAAACACCCATAGCTGCGCCTGAAAGATTTCTCCCGGCCGCTCTTCAAATTCCGGTAGAGTCTAGGAAATTCAGTAATCTCGCAATCAAGCCCGATCTAGATTCCTTTTCTTCAAAAATATCGCCTGGAATCCTCTAAGTAGGATATTATCCAACCAAATCGGACAGGGAAATGGATAGATTCTACGCCGAACGACACTTTCCCCACCCGTGGCGCAGCGAATCTTTACAACCTGCCGAATTTCCCGCGTTCTCGACCGCAGGTCACACGTGTCATCATTGTGCTTCAGCTCTTATATCAACATCAAGCGTTGCCCCCGAGAGAATCAATAGATGGGTGTCGCTACATAGCGACCCACTGAAGACACGCCAACGAGGGAGCCTTAGGTGGAGAAACCTTTTGCCTCATAACATGCGGCAGGTTGCCGCTGCTAACGCTGAAGGATGTCCATTCTTCGTCTGGATATGGGGACAGATCGAGAAGTCTAGGACACCGCCTGAGCAACTCTTGCGGACAAGGATTTGCTTGGTGATTGAATCTGTGAATGGAATCATCTCCGACGCTACTAAATGCTCGATTTTTCTGTCGACGAGCGACTACTCTTGGAGTCCAACAGGGGGTACTTTTGACATTGAGTCTGACGCGTGTAAGCTGAATTTTTATTGGCGGTAGCGCCCATTATCAGTACATCTTGCTGAGGCTGTACAGATGACCCCTCCGCGGATGATGCCGTAGGGCAAACCATAGATGGCGGTACCTTTTCAGAGAGCGGCATCGCTCAAATTCGTCGTCGACTCCAGGTATGCCTTGAATCACACCCGTCTTGTCGACAAGGAACAGGTACTCGGCCTCTGCGGTTCATCGAACTGTCCCCCGGGGACGAGAGAACTGTCCGTATTAGACAAGCCCATAGCAAAAGAGTTGACCCATACGTTGCTCTCTCCTACTGCTGGGGCCTGGACCAGACCATCAAGACCACTACAGTCAACTTGGCTCGACATCAGACAGGAATAGAAGTCAGAAACCTGCCCAAAACTATACAGGACGCGATTCATGTCACCCGACAATTGGGTGTAAAACTCCTCTGGGTTGATAGCCTCTGCATTGTTCAAAACGATCCTGCTCTTTTAGCCAGAGAGGTCGGTGACATGGCTCATTACTACGCCAACTCTATAATCACAATTTCCGCGGCAGTAGCGAAAAGTTGTGCTGAAGGATTCCTCAGCCCGCCTAACACGACAGGACCGGATGGTTATGTAGGATTCTACTTCCCTTTTTCCGGTGACCCTCGCCCAGATAACTCATCCAAAAGACGCTTCAAGCTCTTCCGTGGTGAGGCGCGAGACGAGATTGACCATATCGATACCCGGGCTTGGACGTTGCAAGAGTCTCTGTTGGCCACTCGGTTGGTCTCCTTTGGCACTCGCCGGATATCCTGGGCTTGTATGACCACTAGATTCGGTCCAAGCTCAGGTGCTGCATCACTCCGGGATAACATGTTCAAGACCCGCCACTGGGTGGGATACAGGGATAGGATCGCCCACAACAAAAGCTATGGCTGTAACCCAAGAAACCCCGAGCATCTAATCCCAGATCTTCATGCTATTCTTTATCCACCTCTCGAAGCAATCTTCCAGCTATGGTCCAAGGTTGTGGAAGAGTTCTCACAGCGGACACTCTCCGTTCCTGAAGACCGGCTGTTGGCCATCTCAGGAGTTGCCCAAACACTTGGAAACTTGGTCAACCCGTCGGGTGATATCGACACACCTCCATACGTTGCGGGGCTATGGAATACGCCTCTCCTCCCACTGCAACTCTTATGGATGCCAAAGAAGCCCCTCACTCCGCAGCTGTCTTCCTCCTACATAGCGCCGTCTTGGTCCTGGGCGAGCTTTCCAGGAGCCGTCGTCTGGCACTTGCCTGACTTGACCCACCTTGACTCGTGTATACATACACAATCTGGACAAGAAAAGAAAACGCCCTCGCTATTAGATAGCGAAGACTTCGTTGACTATAAGAAGCTAGCAATTACATCGCGGGCGGACGGCATAGGTCTCTCGCCATTGCCGGAAGTGGTCGCTGTCTCAGTGGAGCCTGTCATCGACGTCGCACCATATGGAGGTGTCGTATCAGGATGCATCACCTTACGAGGCAAGGCTTTTAGCCGTATGAACGAAGTCGTTGCGCCTTGGCATATCCAAATGCGCTTCGACTCTGGGGCAGAGTTGCATTCGTTAAAAGACTTGCCTTCGGAGTTCATTTGTTTCCATATACTTGGTTATGTGATAGAAGATGACATTCCGCTAGATCATCATGACCAGCGTCTAGGCAAAAACTCACAAGGTTTGATTCTTGGAAGGGCGCAAGATGGGACATACCGTCGTGTTGGACTCTACGTAGGCCTGGACATAGGCGACCGTCTGCGCATGATAGAAACTATGATAGAGGTCACACTACACTAGGATCTAGGTAACAAGGCTATGCGAATGATAATGGAAGCCAAAAAAGACATCTAATTCGTGTTTTGGGCGCTCTACGCTTACGGGTGAGATGGGTTGATGTTGACTTTTAGTTTCACTGGTCTGAAAGACGGAAAATGCACTGTTCAAAGGTCCAAGATCCGGGTGGCTGGTAGGCCCACGAATTAATCAGTTCTTCAAAGTACCCATCATATCTTATTCTGAGCTGAGATCGATGTTGATGTTATGGAAAGACCAACCGGGCCAAATCAAAAACGATAAGGCTTAGCCCAACGTGCATCATAAAGCAAGAGCGATGCCAAGGACGTTGAGATAGAGACTGCAGTACAGAGCAACGGTATAACACATTTCCGCCTATCACTTTGATGCCCATGACGTGATTAGCAGGGCATTCGCAGCTCAATTCAAGGTGGGATCTGCTCACGGATCGGAAAGCGCCTGCAAATCTGTCTTTACCCGGCCAATTTTCCCCCGCGATGATATACCCCGCGTCGCGGACCCATCACCGCGCGCATCGGGGGTTCGCCCGGACAGGCCCGAAGGCCGGGCGGAAGCTAGGACGCTTGTCTACAGGGGTGTTCTGACTTATTAGAGCTGGAAATTTGCACTCCTCGTCGGTCGCTTGTATAAGAGAGGCCGAGCTCCGTTTACAGACATGTAAGTCTTTGTGAGGTCGGCTACAAGTTCGAGGTAGCAAAGCTACATCTCTAACTTGACGCGATGAAGCTCCTCGCAAGAGCGACGCTGCTATTAGCAGCTGTCGTATCAGCCATCAAGAACCCAATTCTCCCAGGGTCAAGCTCACCATCCTCTCCAATCACCTCAAATTAACCTCACTAACACCTCCCCAGATGGAACCCCGACCCAGCCATTCTCCGCGTCGGAGACACCTACTACATGGCAGTCTCCTCCTTCACCTACTATCCCGGCATCCCAATCTACAAGTCCACAGACCTCGCAAATTGGGACCTCGTATCCCACGCCCTCCAAGACCCCTCCGTCCTCGCCCTCTATGGCGTCTCCGCCGGCGAGGGCGTCTGGGCCCCCTCCTTCTCCCACCACAACGGCCTCTTCTACATC from the Colletotrichum lupini chromosome 3, complete sequence genome contains:
- a CDS encoding urg3 is translated as MDSEVKYLLSLRAIRERAKIVGDVAKAGNLSHFEVHEDKLDEVVDFVASVIKRDYGPDKFHTIPPHGRWQHFEVGNVPRVTNIIEEWKASGSDETEVTRRLIDLFFVSVLLDAGAGDHWRYKEPKTDQIYERSEGIAVASLHMFNALAYTTSTDKANPIVDGKGLERLETSALAEGFQVSDSNPMLGVDSRAGLLRSLGESLLAHPEVFGAEGRPGNLVDYLVKSAKGSSKIDVLYLWDILQTLLIPAWPKDRTTIGGTPIGDAWPLSTLRKGAKAGSSDSPAAGIQPFHKLTQWLTYSLMVPFQRVLGLEWVNAGSLTALPEYRNGGLFVDMGVLALKKETLDRGLKASGSELPMFEAGDDVIVEWRAMTLVLIDSLYGKIQSRMGEGVELSMVQLLEAGTWKSGRETAAKFRPQTKSSPILIKSDGTVF